From the genome of Treponema denticola:
ATTTCGGATTCGGTAAGACCTGTAACTTGCATAATTTTTTGCAACGAGTCACCCAACTGTTTTAATATTTTAGCCGTTTCGCGCTTATTTTCATAAATACCCTTATACCTAGCGTCCATCTCAAAAGTAGACATTAACCTGTATTCTTGCCTTGCCTGTTCATTTTGTTTTATTTCTTGTATCATAGTTTCTATCTCCCTTGTAAATTCATTTGTTGCTTCCCCTGTTTTAAGGTATTCTAAAAATTCTTTTAATTCTTTGTCTTCAGTGTTATTAAAGGCCTCTGCATTTATTATAACCTTTCGTGTGCCGTCTTGTAAAGGGGTATTTTTGTCCTCTATACAAAGATTTTCAAAGGTATAAACAGGCCTATTTTTGCCTATAGCATCAAAGGTACAGATAAAAATTATAAAACTGTCGTTTAAGTTATTATAGGAATTGCCTTTGTCCAAAAAAGAAATATCTATGGCAGCTTGGTAAAACCGCATCCGTTTAGGGATATTCCTCTCGTTGCTTACCTGCATTTCCACATCGTATAATTTACCGTTTTCTGCCTGTACTAAAACATCAAATCTTACGGATTTTGCCTGTTCGTAGGTGTTAATATTATGCTGTATCGAGATATATGCAATTTTACCGATTGTATCAGCTAGAATTATCTCGATGAGTCTTTTACACAAATCCGTATTTTGCATAACCTTACAAAACATAAAGTCATCCTGTAATGTTAAATCTTCAAATTTTTTTAGCATTTGTTTATCTCGCCTCCTCATTATATTTATAAGAATTATTTGAAAAAAATAGTAAATTATAAAAATATTTCTATAAATTGAATTAAAATTAAATTGTAAAAATCGGACTCAGGATGTCCATGGTTCCAAACTTCGAGAGTTTTGCGTAAGCAAAACTCTAAGATTAAAAATGTGCATGGACGCACATTTTTAATCGACCCCCTTTTTCTTTTCTCAAAAGAATGATATAATCGCCCATTGTTTTAATAAATAATTTTTTAAGGATGGGAACAATTTATGAGCAAAAAGACCACCGATATTATTGTTATAGGTTTTGCTTTATTTGCTATGTTTTTAGGAGCCGGAAACTTGATATTTCCGCCTACTTTGGGACACTTATCGGGAAAAGACTGGATTTTTTCTCTTTTAGGTTTTTTGGTAACCGGTGTCGGAATGCCGGTTTTGGGTATAATATCTATGGGAAAGTGCGATGGGCAACTTTCCAATTTTACTAAAAATATAAACCAATTATTCGGAACTTTTTTTATAATCTTTGTTATGCTTATAATAGGGCCTCTTTTTGCTATTCCAAGAACGGCAGCTACCACTTATGAGATAGCTATCAAACCTAATTTTGGGATAAGCTCTGTTCTATCGTCCTTTATATTTTTTGCGGTTACTCTTTTCTTTGTTTTAACCCCTAATAATGTTATCGATAGGGTAGGAAAGTTTTTAACGCCTGCCTTGATAGCCGTTCTAGGCCTCTTGGTCATAAAAGGCTTTTTTACTCCCATCGGTAAACCCTCAGATCCTTCAGTCGATAAGATATTTTTAAGAGGCTTTAAAGAAGGCTATCAAACTATGGACGCTCTAGGATCCATGATATTGGCAACTATAGTTATTTCAAGTATCGGTGCAAAAGGCTACACGGAAAAAAAATCTCTTTTAAAGATGACAATCTGGACGGGTCTTATAGCCTGTATAGGCTTAGGTCTTGTTTACGGCGGGCTCGTATATGTAGGAGCAACAGGAAGCGCTGTTTTACCCGACAATCTTTCTCGAACCGAGATTGTAGTTCAGTCCAGCGAAATATTATGGGGACGGGGAGGACGGATAGTTTTAGGTTTGGCAATAGGCTTGGCATGTTTGACTACCTCAATAGGTCTTACTGCAACTGCAGGAGAGTATTTTTCTAAAAGATTTAAAGATGATATAAGCTATCGTGCAACCGTTATAATTATCTGTGTCGTAAGTTTTTTCCTTTCAAATTTCGGTGTAGATAATATTATCTCTATTGCAGGACCGATTCTTGAGGTCATCTATCCTGTAGCAATCGTGTTGATAGTTTTAAATTTGTTTGCAGAATTTATACCGAACAAGTATTTTTTCCATGGTGCGGTAATAGGCACTCTTTCGATAAGTATCCTTCAAGGTTGGGTTGCGGCTCAAGAGCTTATCAACAACTTACTTATAAAACTGGAAGCATTTCCGGCTATGGATCAGGTGGGTATGAGTTTTAATACCACCATCAATGTATTAAAGACTCTCCCCTTTGAAGGCATAGGATTTCCGTGGCTCCTTCCTGCATTTGGGCTTTCTCTTTTGTTAGGTTTTGGTTATATTATTATGCAAAAAACGGAAAAGGCTCCTTCAATGAAGAAGGAATCTCAAGAAAAGGATGAATAATGGCTCAGATAGAAAAAGTTGATTTACTTGATTTGGATGAAGAAGATTACGATACGGTTCTAGCTCCAGATATCTATTTTAGCGGTAAAATAGAATGTAAAAAGCCTTTTATGATTAAAGGTCATGTTGACGGACTTTTGGTTTCCTCAAGCGATGTAACCGTTGATGAAAATTCTGTTGTTAAGGCTAATATCCGTGCTGATAGGGTAGTAATCAAGGGCTCTGTTGAAGGTAATGTACTAGCCGATACAATTGTTCATGTTTTTTCCTGCGGGCGCTTAATAGGTGATGTTACAGCTCCTGAAGTAGTTCTTGAAAGCGGCTGTACTTTTAACGGAATTTGTACTATGACAAAGGATAACCAAGTTGGCATATAAGAGTATACTATCAAAGATTATCTTTAAATTTCTACTTGTTCTTTTTTTCCTTTCAATGTTTGAGATTTTTGCTCAAGATAAACCCGATGCCTTGGTATTATATAAAAACGGTAGATATGCTGAAGCGATTGCCGTTTGTGAGGCTGAAATAAAAGAAAATCCGAATAATCTTAATAGTTATGTTGTAATTACGTGGGCATTATTGGCCTCAGGTCAATATGAAAAAACTTATGATATGACAATCGACGGCCGAAAGATTGCACAAACAGATCCTCGTCTTATTGCCACTCAGGCAGAGGCCTGTTTTCATCTTGGTAAAAATTCTGAAGCCCTTAAGCTTTTTCAGGATTATATTTCATACGCTCCTAATGGAGTGCGTATTCCTTCCTCCTATTATTTTATGGGGGAAATATATTTACGAATGGGAAAGTACAGGCATGCCGATATTTCGTTTTCAGTAGCCGTTACTTTGGATTCTTTTAACAGTCTTTGGTGGGTTCGTTTAGGCTATGCACGGGAACAGACGAAGGAATATAGCTATTCTCTGGAAGCTTATAACAAGGCCCTAAGTTTGAATAAAAATCTTATAGACGCACAAAAGGGCCGTGAAAGGGTCTTGCAGCGTTTTTAGTTTATGAATGATTTCTTTTCCGTTAGGATAGAAACTCTCGGCTGCCGCTTAAATCAAGTGGAATCGGAGGCTCTTGCAGTCCGTTTTGCCGAGGCCGGCTTCAATGTTTTTTCAAAAGAAAATAACGACTCATCCTTGGCTGTAAAACTTTGCATTGTCAATACTTGTACGGTTACGGGAAAGGCCGAACAAAAAGCCCGCCGTCTTATAAGGCTTTTATTAAAACAGCATGAGGATGCTGTCGTTCTGGTTACCGGCTGTTATGCAGAGTTGGAAGCGGAAGCTATTGAAAATATTGATAAACGGGTCATAGCCTTTTCGGGTAAAAAAAAAGATGAACTTGACGGTTTACCTGTATTTTTAAAAGATGCAGATTTTAGTACCCACACCGTTTTAAAAGATCTCATCCTATCCTTCCGTTCCAATGTGTATTTAAAAAAAACTAAAGAAAATTCATTGGATAAAAATTCTTTGCCCAATAAGTCTGATAGCCTAAAGTCGATGTTTAAACTAAGCTCTTCAACATTTTTTTTCCATTCCCGGGCTAGTTTAAAAGTACAAGACGGCTGTAATAATGCTTGTGCCTATTGTAGAATAAGACTTGCTCGCGGTACTTCCATTTCTTTACCGGCCGAAGAAGCTGTACGCCGTATAGTGCAAATAGAAAAAAACGGTGCGCATGAAGTCGTGCTTTCTGGGGTTAATCTATCTCAGTATAAAGATGAGCGCTATGGCGGTTTCGCATCTCTTTTATCCATGCTTTTAAAAAATACAACACAAATAAGAATCCGTATTTCGAGTATGTATCCGGAATGTGTGGATGAAGATGTGCTTAAGGTTATAGAGGATAAAAGAATCTGTCCCCATTTTCATCTTTCGGTGCAGTCAGGAAGCAATAAAATTCTAAAAGCTATGAATAGGCCCTATATGGAGGCGGATATAATAAATGCTATATATAATTTACGCAAGGTAAAGGATAATCCTTTTATCGGATGCGATATCATTACAGGTTTTCCGTCCGAGACGGACGAAGATTTTTTAAAAACATTTACTATGTGTGAAGATCTGAAGATTCCGGGAATCCATGTATTTCCTTTTTCGGCCCGTCCGGGAACAAAGGCCTTTTTAATGAGGCCTCAGGTTCCTGAAAGAGAGGCCGGAAGAAGGGCTTCTATCCTTTCCGCTTTGAGCGAAAAGAACTATCAATCTTATTTGGCTTCATGCAGCGGAAAAATATTTTTCGGTGTTATAGAAAAACCTGTAAAGCATCAGCCTTTAAGGGTCGTAACTGAAAACTATTTAAGCCTCCCTTTAAAAACTCATGGTGAGACTGAAAATTATAGGGGAGGAGAAGGGATTTTTGTGCTAATAAAAGAAGGAATGGCTTATCCGTTTTTCGGTTAGATTTAACTAGAGGCAATGCGACGGCTTGACTATTTTTTTTGTTTTCGATATAATTAGTCCTAAAATTTTATTATATCGCACGCTTAGGGAATGTGCAGAAGGAGAATTGTTGGCTGAAGTAAAAGGTTTGCGGATAAATGATCAAATCCGCGTAAGAGAGGTTAGGTTAATCGGGGTTAATGGAGAACAAGCCGGTATTGTTCCCACTATTGAGGCTGTAAAGATGGCCGCAGAAGCCGGACTTGACCTTGTTGAAGTTGCACCTACCGCGAAGCCTCCGGTTTGCAAAATAATAGATTACGGTAAATATCGATTTCAAATGGAGAAAAAGCTCCGTGACTCCAAGAAAAATCAAAAGCAGCAGATGATGAGAGAAATCAGAATGCAGCCTAAGATACATGACCATGATCTTGAGTTTAAATCCGCACATATTAAAAAATTCCTTGACGGCGGCGATAAAGTAAAGGTAACCGTGCGTTTTTGGGGACGCGAACTTGCTCATACTGAGCTCGGTTATGAAGTTTTAAACAAGGTTTTGGAAAAACTTGGGGGTGAAGAAGCCTGTACCCTCGAGAAAAAACCTGCTATGGAAGGACGGACAATGTCTATGACATTGAGTCCCAAACAAAAAAAATAAGTTTATAATAAATTTGGAGGTACTTATGCCTAAGATGAAGAGTAAAAGAGCTGCTAAAAAAAGATTTTCTCTTACTGCAAGCGGTAAGGTAAAATACAAGCAGATGAACAAGGGTCATATTATGACTAAAAAATCTCAAAAACGGGTACGCCGTCTTAAGAAATCGGCCATTCTTTCAGAGGCTGACAGCATGAAGATGCGCAAGCAGTTATTACCCTACGGTTAATTTATTTGAAATAGAAGTCAGGAGTTTATAATGTCAAGATCAACAAGCAGTGATAGAAGAATTACAAGAAGAAAAGCTATATTAAAGCAAGCCAAGGGCTTTAGAGGCCGCCGCGGTACCAACTTTAAGGCCGCCCGCGATGCAGTTCGAAAGGCCTTGCTTCACAGCTATGTAGGAAGAAAAGATAAAAAGAGCGATATGAGGCAGATATGGATTACCCGTATCAATGCAGCCGTCAGGGCTGAGGGTATTACCTATTCACGCTTTATTGCCGGAATGAATAAGGCCGGAATCCAATTAAACCGAAAGGCTCTTTCAAACATGGCTATCGAAGATCCTACCGCTTTTAAAGCTGTAGTGGAAGCTTCAAAAAAGGCTTTGGGAGTTTAATATGCTCAATCTCGATCAGGTAAGACTTCTTGAAAGCAAGGTAGAAAGGGCCGTACAAATGATAAAAAGCCTTCATACCGAAAAAGATTCTCTAAAGAAAGAAATTGAAGTTAGAGACAAACGCATTTCCGAGTTGGAGAAACTTATAGTAGCTTTTAAGGATGACCAATCTAAGATCGAGGAAGGAATAATCAACGCACTTAATCAATTAAGTGCGTTTGAGGATGCCTCTTATACAAGAAAGAATGAGGTAAGGCCTCAAGCTGCAGAAACAGAAACGCCTGAGCCCTCACAAGAACCTGCTCCTGCAGTCCCTCCTAAAAAAGAGCAGACGGCACAAGAAACCGCTTTAAAGGAAGAACCTGTTTCCGATAATCTTCAAAAAGATCTTGATGATGTTCTAGGGCAAGCCGCTGCAAATAAGCAGATGGATATATTTTAGTTAAAAATGAGCAAGGGACAATTAAATATAGATTTACTGGGAACTTCCTTTGCCATTCAAGCCAATGAGACCGATGAATATCTAAATAAAATCTACAATCATTATTTACATGTTTTAGATCAAGTAAGACAAAGTTCAAGTGTTAAAGATCCGCTAAAACTGGCAATCCTTGCAGGTATTCTGATTGCGGATGAGCTATATAAAGAAGAATTATCGGAACAAGGTTCTCAAGATATAATTAAAGATGCCTTTGATATCGAAAAATCCGCTATGAGAATGATAGAAAAAATAAATGAGGTGATATGAAAATCTGGGTAGATGCAGATTCATGTCCTGTTAGAATAAGGCAGATTACAGCTAAGGCCGGATTTCGTCTTAATATTCCGGTTGTTTTTGCTGCGAACAGAGAAATTCCCTTATCCAAATATGATAATGTGAAGATGGTTGTTACTGAAAACACGGAGCAGGCAGCCGACCTTTACATTACCGAAAACTCGGTTGAAGGAGATTTGGCTATAACGAGGGATATTCCATTGGCGAAACTTTTGGTAGATAAGGGGCTTTATGTGATAAACGACAGAGGAACGATTTTTACCCATGATAACATAAATACCTACTTATCTGCAAGAAATTTTATGTATGAATTACAGGCCAACGGTCTTGCTCCGGAAAAAACAAGCTCTTTCGGAAAAAAAGAAATTCAAAAATTTTCAAATCTTTTGGATTGTATTTTAACAAAAATCTTAAAATAAGGACTGCCGGACTAAAAACTTAAGTCCTTATTGTACTTTTAAGGAGAAAATGATACTATACTTCAATGAAAAATAGATTTATTTTACCGGTATTGATTTGTCTTTTTTTTATAAGCTGTAAACAAGATGCCGACTTATATTTATATGATAATATGGATAACTTGGCATATGAGCAAAAAACGCTTATTGAGGTTTTAAAAAATACGGAAAGCAAAGAGATGAGTTTTGCCGTTAAAGATAGAATTGCAAAAAATCTCAAAGTTAAAAAAAAGCATAAGTCTCTGATTGTTTTTTTAAGTTCTCTTATCGAAAATAATCCCGATGATATTTATAAAGCTTATTGGCTTTTGATGTTAGCAAATGAATATATGGAACAAAAAATGCCTGAGTCTGCCGCTTACTTTTTTGAAAGGGTGATAAAACTTGATAATGATATGGAAGTCTCCGGCAAATCTATTCAATACTTAAGCCTAAAGAATTTAATAAATATAACAAACGAGCCTAAACGCCTTGTCGAATATTATTCTCTTTTACTTTCAAATTTTTATGACAGCATTGATCCTGCCTATTCTTATTTTATGCTTGCACAAAATTATGAAAAATTGGGAGAATGGAATTCGGCTATTCAAGCTTATTCAAAATTTATAAGTCTCGGACGCTTTGATTTGGTTATTCCCGGCATTCCGGATAATTACGGTTATGCTCGAAAAATTGTCGATTACAGCACTTCGACAAAAAACTGGACAATGGAAAGCCTGGATGAACTTTTAAAAATTATCAAAGCTGCAATTCAAAGAAAAGATTTTGATACCTTGGAAAGGTACCGCTCAAAGGTAAACTTTTTTTCGATGGCATGGAAACAGGAACTTTCAGATATTTACGGTTCCCCTGATTTTTCTTTAAGAAACTTTATGCTGGGCAGTTATATAAAAATTGAACCGGAAATCGATCCGTCATCAACCCCTTATGAAGCTTACCTTAAAACCTCAGGTTGGAATCAATATTCCAGAATTTGGTATTTATATTTTAGGAAGGTTAACTTTCCTGCGGATCCCGAGATTCATGGAAGATGGGAATGGGCCGGTATTTATTACGGAGAAAAAATTTAGTGAAAATAGGGCTTCTTATCTTTTTTGTTTTGCTGTTTTTAAAACCATTGCATTCAGCATCCTTAAATTTTACGGGAGATGAACCTGTTGAACTTCGGCAATCTAATAAAACTTCCCTGTCTTATAATCGGCAAAAATCGCTTCATGGTACGGTTATTGTGCCTTTAAAATATCCTCTAATCGAAAGGTTTAGGAATCAATACTTAAATGAAAACGGTTTAAGATATTTAGAGTCGATTATGCAAAGATCCGCTCCATACCGAAATTTCATTATTGAAGAGCTCCGCAGAGAAAATCTTCCGGCCGAACTTTTATTTTTACCGGTAATCGAATCAGGCTTTTCTCCTAAGGCTGTTTCAAAATCGGGTGCTGTAGGTATTTGGCAGTTTATGCGGAACAGTATAGGCGGTTATGATATTCATATCGATGAATGGATGGATGAAAGACGCGATCCTTGGAAAACCAGCGTTGC
Proteins encoded in this window:
- the rplT gene encoding 50S ribosomal protein L20, which gives rise to MSRSTSSDRRITRRKAILKQAKGFRGRRGTNFKAARDAVRKALLHSYVGRKDKKSDMRQIWITRINAAVRAEGITYSRFIAGMNKAGIQLNRKALSNMAIEDPTAFKAVVEASKKALGV
- the infC gene encoding translation initiation factor IF-3; this encodes MAEVKGLRINDQIRVREVRLIGVNGEQAGIVPTIEAVKMAAEAGLDLVEVAPTAKPPVCKIIDYGKYRFQMEKKLRDSKKNQKQQMMREIRMQPKIHDHDLEFKSAHIKKFLDGGDKVKVTVRFWGRELAHTELGYEVLNKVLEKLGGEEACTLEKKPAMEGRTMSMTLSPKQKK
- the zapB gene encoding cell division protein ZapB, producing the protein MLNLDQVRLLESKVERAVQMIKSLHTEKDSLKKEIEVRDKRISELEKLIVAFKDDQSKIEEGIINALNQLSAFEDASYTRKNEVRPQAAETETPEPSQEPAPAVPPKKEQTAQETALKEEPVSDNLQKDLDDVLGQAAANKQMDIF
- the rpmI gene encoding 50S ribosomal protein L35 — encoded protein: MPKMKSKRAAKKRFSLTASGKVKYKQMNKGHIMTKKSQKRVRRLKKSAILSEADSMKMRKQLLPYG
- a CDS encoding cell division protein ZapA — its product is MSKGQLNIDLLGTSFAIQANETDEYLNKIYNHYLHVLDQVRQSSSVKDPLKLAILAGILIADELYKEELSEQGSQDIIKDAFDIEKSAMRMIEKINEVI
- a CDS encoding tetratricopeptide repeat protein encodes the protein MKNRFILPVLICLFFISCKQDADLYLYDNMDNLAYEQKTLIEVLKNTESKEMSFAVKDRIAKNLKVKKKHKSLIVFLSSLIENNPDDIYKAYWLLMLANEYMEQKMPESAAYFFERVIKLDNDMEVSGKSIQYLSLKNLINITNEPKRLVEYYSLLLSNFYDSIDPAYSYFMLAQNYEKLGEWNSAIQAYSKFISLGRFDLVIPGIPDNYGYARKIVDYSTSTKNWTMESLDELLKIIKAAIQRKDFDTLERYRSKVNFFSMAWKQELSDIYGSPDFSLRNFMLGSYIKIEPEIDPSSTPYEAYLKTSGWNQYSRIWYLYFRKVNFPADPEIHGRWEWAGIYYGEKI
- a CDS encoding Rpn family recombination-promoting nuclease/putative transposase produces the protein MLKKFEDLTLQDDFMFCKVMQNTDLCKRLIEIILADTIGKIAYISIQHNINTYEQAKSVRFDVLVQAENGKLYDVEMQVSNERNIPKRMRFYQAAIDISFLDKGNSYNNLNDSFIIFICTFDAIGKNRPVYTFENLCIEDKNTPLQDGTRKVIINAEAFNNTEDKELKEFLEYLKTGEATNEFTREIETMIQEIKQNEQARQEYRLMSTFEMDARYKGIYENKRETAKILKQLGDSLQKIMQVTGLTESEIEKL
- the mtaB gene encoding tRNA (N(6)-L-threonylcarbamoyladenosine(37)-C(2))-methylthiotransferase MtaB, which gives rise to MNDFFSVRIETLGCRLNQVESEALAVRFAEAGFNVFSKENNDSSLAVKLCIVNTCTVTGKAEQKARRLIRLLLKQHEDAVVLVTGCYAELEAEAIENIDKRVIAFSGKKKDELDGLPVFLKDADFSTHTVLKDLILSFRSNVYLKKTKENSLDKNSLPNKSDSLKSMFKLSSSTFFFHSRASLKVQDGCNNACAYCRIRLARGTSISLPAEEAVRRIVQIEKNGAHEVVLSGVNLSQYKDERYGGFASLLSMLLKNTTQIRIRISSMYPECVDEDVLKVIEDKRICPHFHLSVQSGSNKILKAMNRPYMEADIINAIYNLRKVKDNPFIGCDIITGFPSETDEDFLKTFTMCEDLKIPGIHVFPFSARPGTKAFLMRPQVPEREAGRRASILSALSEKNYQSYLASCSGKIFFGVIEKPVKHQPLRVVTENYLSLPLKTHGETENYRGGEGIFVLIKEGMAYPFFG
- a CDS encoding YaiI/YqxD family protein, yielding MKIWVDADSCPVRIRQITAKAGFRLNIPVVFAANREIPLSKYDNVKMVVTENTEQAADLYITENSVEGDLAITRDIPLAKLLVDKGLYVINDRGTIFTHDNINTYLSARNFMYELQANGLAPEKTSSFGKKEIQKFSNLLDCILTKILK
- the brnQ gene encoding branched-chain amino acid transport system II carrier protein, whose amino-acid sequence is MSKKTTDIIVIGFALFAMFLGAGNLIFPPTLGHLSGKDWIFSLLGFLVTGVGMPVLGIISMGKCDGQLSNFTKNINQLFGTFFIIFVMLIIGPLFAIPRTAATTYEIAIKPNFGISSVLSSFIFFAVTLFFVLTPNNVIDRVGKFLTPALIAVLGLLVIKGFFTPIGKPSDPSVDKIFLRGFKEGYQTMDALGSMILATIVISSIGAKGYTEKKSLLKMTIWTGLIACIGLGLVYGGLVYVGATGSAVLPDNLSRTEIVVQSSEILWGRGGRIVLGLAIGLACLTTSIGLTATAGEYFSKRFKDDISYRATVIIICVVSFFLSNFGVDNIISIAGPILEVIYPVAIVLIVLNLFAEFIPNKYFFHGAVIGTLSISILQGWVAAQELINNLLIKLEAFPAMDQVGMSFNTTINVLKTLPFEGIGFPWLLPAFGLSLLLGFGYIIMQKTEKAPSMKKESQEKDE
- a CDS encoding bactofilin family protein codes for the protein MAQIEKVDLLDLDEEDYDTVLAPDIYFSGKIECKKPFMIKGHVDGLLVSSSDVTVDENSVVKANIRADRVVIKGSVEGNVLADTIVHVFSCGRLIGDVTAPEVVLESGCTFNGICTMTKDNQVGI
- a CDS encoding tetratricopeptide repeat protein, translated to MFEIFAQDKPDALVLYKNGRYAEAIAVCEAEIKENPNNLNSYVVITWALLASGQYEKTYDMTIDGRKIAQTDPRLIATQAEACFHLGKNSEALKLFQDYISYAPNGVRIPSSYYFMGEIYLRMGKYRHADISFSVAVTLDSFNSLWWVRLGYAREQTKEYSYSLEAYNKALSLNKNLIDAQKGRERVLQRF